CGTCGCAATGCCATGTGCTTCTCCTTCAGTGTGGGCCCGTCTCGCGGTTCGCGAATAGACCAAGCTGTCTTGTTGTGGGATCAGCGTAGCACCCTGGGCGGATCGCGCGAAAAACGGCGTGAGCCGGCGGGCGTCCGCGTTGCGTCGCCCGCGGTTGCCGCGGTTGCTTGACGACGGTTCGGTTCGGCGCGGATCATGGCCGTGACCGGGCATGTTCGAATGAGCGTTCGTATTAATCCGTGGGAGGGTCTACCGTGTGTGCCATGAGCGTGTGGAGGGGTTCGGCGGGAGGCGCCGAAGACGTGTCCGGCGGTGCGGCGTCGCGCCGCGAGGGGCCGCTGAGCTGGTCGCGGGTGGAGCGCATTCTTTCGGGGCGGTCGGTGGGGAAGCTGACTCCCGGATACGGGGTCAACGGGAACCGCCGCCGGGAAGCTTCGGGGGCGAATGGGAGGTCGAACGGCCGGGCGGATGGGCGGGCGAACGATCGGGCGAATCGGGCGGCGCCGGAGCGCAGGGGCGTCGACCTGCATTGCCGGTCCAGCTACTCGTTCCTGCACGGGGCGTCGGACCCGGTGGATCTGGTCGAGGAGGCGGTGCGGCTGGGGCTGCGCGGGCTGGGCATCGCCGACCGCGACGGGCTCTACGGCGTCGCGCGCTTCGCCGAGGCCGCGGCGGAGGCGGGGCTGGACACCATCATCGGGGCGGAACTGTCGCTGCCGCAGGCGCCGCTGACGGTGCTGGCCCGCGGGCCGGAGGGATACCGGCGGCTGAGCCACGCCATCAACGACGCCCTGATGACGGGCGGGGAGAAGGGCGTGGCGCGGTATCCGGCGCTGCCGCAGCTGGCGGAGGCCGCCGGCGGGCACTGGCAGGTGCTCGCCGACGTCGCCTGGCTGCCGCACCTCGGCGAATTGGTCGCGGCATTCGGGGCGGGGCAGGTGGCGGTGGACCACCACGCGGACCTGACCCCGGGCGCCGCCGACGACCAGCGCGACCTCGCCGCCGCGGCCGCCGAACATGGCCTGCGGCAGGTGGCGGGTGCCGCGGCGACGGCGGCGACCCCGGCCGAGGCGCGGGTGGCGGGGGCGAAGCATGCGCTGGCGCAACGCGAATCACTCGACGACCACGAGCCGAAGCTGCCGCCGACGGGAGGGTCGTGGCTGCGGTCCGGCACCGAACTGGAGGCCATGTTCGCCCACCTGCCGGGCGTGGTGGAAACCACGGCGCAGGTCGCGGAGGAATGCGCGTTCACGCTGGACCTCATCGCCCCCGCGCTGCCGGCATGGGACGTGCCCGAGGGCCACGACGAATCCTCGTGGCTGGCCAAGCTCGCCGCCGAAGGCGCCCTTCGGCGCTACGGGCCCAGGGACGGGTTGGGCGGGGACGGTGCCCCCGGCGTCGTCAAGCGGGCCTGGCTGCAGCTGGAACGCGAACTGGACGTGATCGACGAACTCGGTTTTCCGGGGTACTTCCTGATCGTCCACGACATCTGCGAATTCTGCCGGCGCGAGGACATCCTGGCGCAGGGGCGGGGCTCGGCGGCGAATTCGGTGGTGTGCTTCGCGCTGGGCATCACCAACGTCGACCCCATCTCCGCGGGGCTGCTGTTCGAGAGGTTCCTGTCGCCCGAGCGCGACGGCCCGCCGGACATCGACCTCGACATCGAATCGGGGCGGCGCGAGGAAGTCATCCAATACGTCTACGGCCGCTACGGGCGCGACAACGCCGCGCAGGTGGCCAACGTGATCACCTACCGGCGCCGCGGTGCGCTGCGCGACGCCGCCCGGGCGCTGGGCCACGCGCCGGGCGTCATCGACGCGTGGGTGAACCACACCGCCGAACCGCCGGCGCAGGTCGCCGAACTGGCCGAAGGGCTGCGCGGGCAACCCCGCCACCTGGGCATCCACTCCGGCGGCATGGTCATCTGCGACCGCCCCATCGCCGACGTCGTGCCCGTGGAATGGGCGCGGATGGAAAACCGGTCGGTGGTGCAGTGGGACAAGGACGACTGCGCCGCCGCCGGGCTGGTCAAGTTCGACCTGCTGGGGCTGGGCATGCTCGAGGCCATCCACCACTGCATCGACCTGGTGCGGGAACACCGCGGCAGGACCGTGCGGCTGTGGGAGATCGACGTCGCCGAGAAGGCCGTCTACGACATGCTGGCGCGCGCCGACGCCGTCGGGGTGTTCCAGGTCGAATCGCGGGCGCAGATGGCCACGCTGCCCAGGCTGCGGCCGCGGGAGTTCTTCGACCTCGTCGTCGAGGTGGCGCTGATCCGCCCCGGCCCGATCCAGGGCGGCAGCGTCCACCCCTACATCCGCCGGCGCAACGGGCTGGAGGAGGTCACCTACGACCACCCGGTGCTGAAGAAGGCGCTGGGCAAGACGCTGGGCATCCCGCTGTTCCAGGAACAGCTGATGCAGATCGCCGTCGACGCCGCCGGCTTCACCGGGGCGGAGGCCGATTCGCTGCGCCGGGCGATGGGCGCGAAGAGGTCGGTGGAGCGGATGGAGGCGCTGCGCACGCGGTTCCTCGACGGGCTGCGGGAAACCAACGGCATCGTCGGCGACGTCGCCGACCGGCTGTGGGACAAGATCGTCGCCTTCGCCG
This genomic stretch from Corynebacterium hansenii harbors:
- a CDS encoding error-prone DNA polymerase: MSVWRGSAGGAEDVSGGAASRREGPLSWSRVERILSGRSVGKLTPGYGVNGNRRREASGANGRSNGRADGRANDRANRAAPERRGVDLHCRSSYSFLHGASDPVDLVEEAVRLGLRGLGIADRDGLYGVARFAEAAAEAGLDTIIGAELSLPQAPLTVLARGPEGYRRLSHAINDALMTGGEKGVARYPALPQLAEAAGGHWQVLADVAWLPHLGELVAAFGAGQVAVDHHADLTPGAADDQRDLAAAAAEHGLRQVAGAAATAATPAEARVAGAKHALAQRESLDDHEPKLPPTGGSWLRSGTELEAMFAHLPGVVETTAQVAEECAFTLDLIAPALPAWDVPEGHDESSWLAKLAAEGALRRYGPRDGLGGDGAPGVVKRAWLQLERELDVIDELGFPGYFLIVHDICEFCRREDILAQGRGSAANSVVCFALGITNVDPISAGLLFERFLSPERDGPPDIDLDIESGRREEVIQYVYGRYGRDNAAQVANVITYRRRGALRDAARALGHAPGVIDAWVNHTAEPPAQVAELAEGLRGQPRHLGIHSGGMVICDRPIADVVPVEWARMENRSVVQWDKDDCAAAGLVKFDLLGLGMLEAIHHCIDLVREHRGRTVRLWEIDVAEKAVYDMLARADAVGVFQVESRAQMATLPRLRPREFFDLVVEVALIRPGPIQGGSVHPYIRRRNGLEEVTYDHPVLKKALGKTLGIPLFQEQLMQIAVDAAGFTGAEADSLRRAMGAKRSVERMEALRTRFLDGLRETNGIVGDVADRLWDKIVAFAAYGFPESHAQSFASLVYFSAWFKHHYPAEFCVALLRAQPMGFYSPQSLVADARRHGIGCDGPDVNVSGVEADCPGGRIRLGLGAVSGLGADVAERIVAARDATGPFRDVADLARRASLSVSHVEALARAGALECLGMDRRQALWAAGIAATEHEGMLPGLTVASAPALPGMTEFELAAADLAGTGVTPGEYPMARLRGELDALGVTPAAGLAHAEDSSRVLVAGVVTHRQRPGTSGGVVFLGMEDETGLMNVLCTPGLWNRFRVVATTERALVIRGIAQNASGAVTIVADKITPLREAVTAPVVAGRSRDFR